The sequence tatgaaatgcaGCGTGACTCGATAAATGCTGATTTTCTTGTATTATACTCATATCAAGTTCTATAaaactacctataaaatgtACAGACCTCTAACAATTTTTTGTGCAATTTTTGTATGTTCATCTTTTGCTTTATCAATTTCGAAAGAAAATGATATAAAAGTGATAGTTGATGTAATTCAATCTTTCAACAAACCATCTGATGTGATATCAAATTTATGCTGGATAAATAGTTAGTAATTATACAATAATTAACTATAAGTGAAATATTATATTcgttattaataatatgtaacgTGATTTAACTAAATTTGTGGTATagaaatgtttattaaatatagttattaattatttcagCTACTAAAAAGAAATTAACAATTAGTCTGAATGAAGCAAATAATCCAAGATCTATAAAATTTGTAAGCGTCTTACATGACAACGATCTTGTTTATCCAGAAAAGATTATATTCTTGATAGACGTCAGTTGCAAAGAAACTAAAGAGTTTTTAAATGAAGTaagttatattttctatttatattcAATTACCAGTTTCATTAATATTTTCAAGcctttgatttaatttattcaCCAAGAAGCTAATTATGATAAGATAGTCACACCACTTGGCAGTAGACGAAGTAATTACTGgatgttgtatttataaatgttgctatgtatttttcTTGCCCTGAAAATTTTCGGAGTTATCAAAGAGGCTGGTGGATGTGCCTGGGGACCGtagggctggcagcttcctcgcacagcgcattagtattgcaattcagcggggtaatgctgccagcatctacggcacttTGCCGAGGgctgaatttttattttagtttaggtttagGACACTATAATTTAGTTATGttaagtttataagttttgaaactatatttatatttatttctttcaatAAAATTTTCCTAAATTTTCTTGTCACTTCACCTATGATGTAACTGTAAATGTTGTATTATTGACTTGTGAAAGAGCCCTTGCGGCCTACATGCATTACCTATAAATTTTTGAGCGAcccctaaaatgtatttaaaaattcaaaaagaaaaaaaaacattggctTTTAGTGACAGATACtacgttaaaaattaaaatacttcgACGAAACAAGGATCACTTTAATAAAAGTACCGTCAACAACATTTAATCTCTTATCTCGTTTTAGGCTGCATCCCGAAAATATTTTGGGAGACCTCATAGATGGTTTATAATTAACAGACCAGCTAACGAAGTCAGAGTACCTCTTGAAATAGATAACATGCATATGCTACCAGATTCTGAAGTTTATGTCATgcagttaataaataatagctACAGCATTAATTTGAGTAAGTgaccaaaaataattaatctggACATATCCATAACTtatccagatctaattcataacctgttattaaaaccAAAGTAAGCCTGCGTAGGTTAATTTTACCAAACCTCGTAAATTGCGAATTAGCTTTCGTTGtaactatacatttttttttattcatgaaaaaatcaaattgatattaataattatagcgTTTAAAtcatcaatattttaaattgtgtacTTATTGTATCTAAGGATCTCAGTAGGCCTTAATGAACGATCTCAGTGAACATATCAAGctaagtttttttatacttttgataaatgtgtaatggttaaaaaaaatcggccaagtgccagtcggaatcgcgcaccgagggttccgtactttttagtatttgttgttatagcggcaacagaaatacatcatctgtgaaaattacaactgtctagctatcacggttcatgagatacagcctggtgacagacagacagacggacagacggacaggcggacagcggagtctaatagggtcacgtttttaccctttgggtacggaaacctaaaaacacACACAAGATGTTAATTGTTTTCCACAGAAGTAATAACTTATGTATTGAAATCTGTCTAAGACTTAACTGATTTGACTTCTGTTAACAGTATACAAAATACAGCCAAACCGTGAATGGATAATCGAAAACTACGGTAACTGGTCGACGGAAAACGGTCTCACCATTTCAAGACACGCCAAGGAGGCGTTGGTCATGAGACGGAGGAATCTTGCCAGGGCCAGCATCGTCACTTCGATGGTGATTAATGATAACGGCTCCTTTGCTGATTTGGAAGTCTTACAGTAAGAACTATCCTTATTTATGCTTCGTTTTAGTTTAATCtgttttaggtacctatttatacctataagacattcttacatagattgactaagtcccacagtaaactcaagaaggcttgtgttgtgggtactcagacaacgatatatatattattatttttattttattattattatttgttagttTAATGGTGACCTTAATTTCTGTGACATGTtctcaattttgtttatttattttatagttttataacgACCCATTCCTGgcgaatttattttctaaataattgtttttaatttattaaatgttcataattcataattctttattgcaaccatggtacagtatggtaaattataatatacaatgtctcacatggaccctgtaagggcacagcatatcatcaatagcttactcataacattttattattatattttttattgtatgaatGTTTTTAAtctctaattttgaatttaacgaaactgctgacatacgattgtaatttaataattttgaatgtaattttgattgtcactgttatttttcatattcaattattcataatgtaaaaaaccgacaatcacaatataaattcctaagaatttaccatgtgtaattttaagtgcaattgtatattgtgagataaataaatcatatcatatcatatataatatacaaatacatagaaaacacccaagactcagaaacaaatatctgtgctcatcacacaaataaatgcccttaccgggattcgaacccaggaccatcgactacaggcagggtcactatccactaggctAGACCAGTCGTCAATTACGATTTCAATACACAATTGAAATcgtaaatatatttgttatacctttctattgttttaataacaaaacttccgtgagacacagacatattaaatatattaataacgggtcactttcTATTGTTCTTTAAAATGCAGATATAAACAAATAGACTCATTGGGAAAATGCGGCTACCACCAGCTGACTCCTCTCTACGAGTTCATGAACGCGAGCAGAGAGTTGATCATTACGGACCAATGGGGACATCGCGTCAACGGAACTTGGGATGGAATGGTTGGACAATTGGCTGACGGAAGAGCAGAGATTGCAGgtttcaataatttattttaatcagtGAAGGTGCGTATCCACTATAAACAATGTTCGGGATGCACTATTTCTGAAACACTGCagatgtttacaaaaacaatgttcCAGCTCACATACTTAGTGTGGACGGTTTGAGATACAATGAACTTGGCGATAAACAATAGTATTTACCGCAACAGTTTCTGTTTCAGAGACACGTGGATTTCTATTTCTGAAACcgtgtttttatttctatacaAAATGTTTATAGTGAATATAGCTTTGTTGGAGACCTTTTTACTATTCTGCTAAATCGTTATTGCTGCAAGTTGCTATATGTTGGTTAATTAGTGACCAGTGGTTATTTACATTCTGATGATGACCGAAGCAGCATTACTGCAACTTTGCCACTGTAGCCTTGACACGGGTGATGTCACTGTTAATTTCTAATCTATTAATATTACTTaagtataaaaaatgttttttatcatTCGCTAAACTTTTTTGTCTGCACAAATTGTATGTATTTTGGCGGTACACTTGTACATtttatgcaataaagtttaaataaagaaattaatttctttgtaaCTAAATATCGTTACTGTCGTTATCGAATTGCTGATTGATtagaacgttcaatccgtcactcattttatcaaaggTATTGATAGTGACATCTACCGCGTCAAAGCTGCAGCAGTTCTCATTTGAATATATTATAATCTTAATTGGAAATTCGCTGATgtcatttgtataaaaaaagttatttttacagGCGCAATACTGTTTATAACAAAAGAACGTATGCAGATTGTAGAATACATGTCTCACCCCATGGAATCTGAGTTCAAGTTTTTGTTCCGGGAACCACCACTATCATATCAGAATAATTTGTACCTGTTACCATTTCATGCTTCTGTATGGTGTTGTATAGGATCATTTGTTTTGGTCCTGATTGTTGCCGTGTACATTAGTGCATATTGGGAGGCGAAGAAGGTAGCAGACGAAAAGGtaattagttgaaatttttaaaaatgctctcgatttgtttttctgtttatttcatgttttttttaatgctagcAGTTTTATTCATTATTGTACTAAACTAAAGCTTACAGTTTACGTATGTGGGACttctattgttttaattttcaattttaatttttaattttaaaatttaatttcagtttttattttatttttttgtgaataaCGATAAGATTAATTTTGAGTcataattgtatatatatgttagttatgagccttgcagcttgaa is a genomic window of Cydia strobilella chromosome 20, ilCydStro3.1, whole genome shotgun sequence containing:
- the LOC134750678 gene encoding ionotropic receptor 75a-like; its protein translation is MYRPLTIFCAIFVCSSFALSISKENDIKVIVDVIQSFNKPSDVISNLCWINTTKKKLTISLNEANNPRSIKFVSVLHDNDLVYPEKIIFLIDVSCKETKEFLNEAASRKYFGRPHRWFIINRPANEVRVPLEIDNMHMLPDSEVYVMQLINNSYSINLIYKIQPNREWIIENYGNWSTENGLTISRHAKEALVMRRRNLARASIVTSMVINDNGSFADLEVLQYKQIDSLGKCGYHQLTPLYEFMNASRELIITDQWGHRVNGTWDGMVGQLADGRAEIAGAILFITKERMQIVEYMSHPMESEFKFLFREPPLSYQNNLYLLPFHASVWCCIGSFVLVLIVAVYISAYWEAKKVADEKHKGDDTTVLVPTISDVTVFVMCAISQQGSNVELKGMLGRFMMLILFLVFLFLYTAYSASIVVLLQASSNQIRTLTDLLNSKLELGVEDTPYNRYWFMSEKEPIRRAIYEKKIAPSGSKPNFFDLTEGILQLQKKPFAFNCNLGVAYKVMERYFYEHEKCGLQEISYLQDNNPWQAIKKGSPYREIFKIGLLRNAEFGLNDRTNRIMFSKKPVCSVRGGSFVSVSLVDCYPILLLLLYGMILGVMLLLVEILHHRKILNTRPCGVGNGQRLLVDTTPRSELSDNEVL